From the genome of Nicotiana sylvestris chromosome 2, ASM39365v2, whole genome shotgun sequence, one region includes:
- the LOC104244178 gene encoding caltractin isoform X2, with amino-acid sequence MASVTRKISRRDTRSRHPGLTQQKRQEIKEAFELFDTDGSGTIDAKELNVAMRALGFEMTEEQVEHMIADVDKDGSGAIDFDEFVHMMTAKIGERDTKEDLHKAFNILDQDKNGKISAADIQQIAKELGENFTAREIQEMIEEADRDRDGEVSTEEFMRMMRKTSYGN; translated from the exons GCAAGCGTAACAAGAAAGATCTCAAGAAGGGACACTAGAAGCCGTCACCCTGGGCTGACGCAGCAGAAAAGACAAGAGATCAAAGAAGCGTTTGAGCTGTTTGACACTGATGGATCTG GTACTATTGATGCTAAGGAGCTGAATGTTGCTATGAG GGCCCTTGGATTTGAAATGACAGAGGAG CAAGTTGAACATATGATTGCTGATGTCGACAAGGATGGTAGTGGTGCAATCGATTTTGATGAATTTGTACACATGATGACTGCCAAGATAGGGGAAAGGGACACTAAAGAGGATCTCCACAAAGCATTTAACATACTAGACCAAGATAAAAAT GGAAAGATATCTGCTGCTGATATTCAGCAAATTGCCAAGGAATTGGGTGAAAATTTCACTGCAAGAGAGATACAAGAGATGATTGAGGAAGCAGATCGCGATC GTGATGGAGAAGTAAGCACGGAAGAGTTTATGAGAATGATGAGGAAAACCAGCTATGGAAACTAG
- the LOC104244178 gene encoding caltractin isoform X1 — protein MASVTRKISRRDTRSRHPGLTQQKRQEIKEAFELFDTDGSGTIDAKELNVAMRALGFEMTEEQVEHMIADVDKDGSGAIDFDEFVHMMTAKIGERDTKEDLHKAFNILDQDKNGKISAADIQQIAKELGENFTAREIQEMIEEADRDRDGEVSTEEFMRMMRKTSYGN, from the exons atG GCAAGCGTAACAAGAAAGATCTCAAGAAGGGACACTAGAAGCCGTCACCCTGGGCTGACGCAGCAGAAAAGACAAGAGATCAAAGAAGCGTTTGAGCTGTTTGACACTGATGGATCTG GTACTATTGATGCTAAGGAGCTGAATGTTGCTATGAG GGCCCTTGGATTTGAAATGACAGAGGAG CAAGTTGAACATATGATTGCTGATGTCGACAAGGATGGTAGTGGTGCAATCGATTTTGATGAATTTGTACACATGATGACTGCCAAGATAGGGGAAAGGGACACTAAAGAGGATCTCCACAAAGCATTTAACATACTAGACCAAGATAAAAAT GGAAAGATATCTGCTGCTGATATTCAGCAAATTGCCAAGGAATTGGGTGAAAATTTCACTGCAAGAGAGATACAAGAGATGATTGAGGAAGCAGATCGCGATC GTGATGGAGAAGTAAGCACGGAAGAGTTTATGAGAATGATGAGGAAAACCAGCTATGGAAACTAG